From one Chryseobacterium sp. 3008163 genomic stretch:
- a CDS encoding M56 family metallopeptidase → METIILKIILCSGIVLGLYYLFLAKEKTLTFNRFYLLLGLIFSYSIPFVTIETKEIVKNKPVLLIEQEIPQQILQNSTTMQAETFDYTQLLQIIYFVISGILIAKMLYSILKIKTLKGRKIIYQNRNVILLKKEITPFSFLNTIYLSEKYFKDQKIDERIFLHEEIHVKQKHSFDVLLIEVVKAFSWFNPFIYFYKNVMITNHEFLADEEVIIKMKTLKTIRN, encoded by the coding sequence ATGGAAACGATCATTCTAAAAATAATTCTGTGTTCAGGAATTGTGCTTGGACTCTACTATTTATTTCTGGCAAAAGAGAAAACATTGACCTTCAACCGCTTTTATTTATTGTTGGGGCTTATTTTCTCCTACTCAATTCCTTTTGTGACGATTGAAACCAAGGAAATTGTAAAGAACAAACCAGTTCTGTTGATTGAGCAGGAAATTCCACAACAGATTTTGCAGAATTCTACTACAATGCAGGCGGAAACGTTCGATTACACTCAATTATTGCAGATCATTTATTTCGTAATCTCAGGAATATTGATTGCAAAAATGCTGTATTCAATACTAAAAATTAAAACACTTAAAGGCCGGAAAATCATTTATCAGAACCGAAATGTCATTTTGCTTAAAAAAGAGATTACGCCGTTTAGTTTTTTGAATACAATTTATCTTTCCGAAAAGTATTTTAAGGATCAAAAAATTGACGAAAGAATATTTCTTCACGAGGAAATTCATGTAAAACAAAAGCATTCATTCGATGTATTACTGATCGAAGTTGTAAAGGCTTTTTCGTGGTTCAATCCTTTCATTTACTTTTATAAAAATGTGATGATTACCAATCATGAATTTTTGGCAGATGAAGAAGTTATTATCAAAATGAAAACATTAAAAACTATCAGGAACTGA